The Rhodopirellula halodulae genome includes the window GCGTTTTTTGGTAGTGAGTGTCGATGTCACGAACTTCGACCACCACCGCATCTTCAAAGGGGCGACGTTCGGCCGCGTCTTGCATGGTGTAGATGTGATCGCCCATCAATCGCCGCGACTCTCGTTTGCCACCGACGAATGAGACCCATTTCAGTTTCCATGGTGCGTTCTTTGGATGCTGCTTCGCGTTGGCGAACGAACCATAGATCGCACGCAGCATGTGGTCGCGAATTTGTTCGGCATCTCGAATTTGGTCCAGGTCGTTGTCGGAGTATTCCCAGTACCATTCGCCGGCGGTGGCTTCGTGGTCCTTGGCAACCGGCATCGCCCAAGGCACGTCGGGGAACTGGCTGCGCTGGTTGGTTTTTTCCGCATTCCATAGCACCGAGGTTCCCATCACACGTTTGTCCGCCTCTTCCGGGCTCCACAAATCGCCGTGTTTGTCCCATTGCTCACCAAATTCCTTGTGAGATTCGCGGCCTTCACGGTACTCCGCTCCGGCCCAATACCCGAGCCAGCCATCACCGGTCGCGTCAACGAACACGGGGGCTTTGAAGCGACGGAGTTTTCCGGTGATCACATCGCGGGCTTCGACCGTTTCGATTTTGCCATCGTTCTTTGAGAGGCCGCATGCGATGTGTCCCGCGAACAGCTCCACACCGGATGCTGCCATGGTGGCTTCGCGTTTGCGTTGGTCTTTCTTGGCTTCGGCACTTCCGTTGGGATAGTGCTCGGTATCAATCGTTTTCAAGATGTCAGAGGAATGACCGTGAATCCCCAGCGTGTGGACGCGAATTTCTTCGGACGCGTTTCCGCCAAAGATTGGTCGGTCTTGGATGAGGGCGACGCGAAGGCCTTTTGATTTCGCAGCCAGAGCGGCACCGCAACCTGACATGCCACCGCCGACGACCACCAAGTCATACTCGGATTCTTCCACTTTCCATGTCGATCGTCCGGACACGAGGTCTTTCCAAGCAACGACTTCGCCGGCGTCGTCCGATGGCAATTCTGGAGAGGCTTCTTTGCTGAAGAAGATCGCGTCGCAGCGACCATCGAATCCCGTCAGGTCTTGGAGTTCGATCTGAACTTGCTTGTCACCGCTGGCTTCGAAGGATCCACCTGACTGCCAGTGCCACGCGGAGTTTTCCGCACCGAATTCAGTCGGCAACGTCGTGCCGTTCAGACGGACTTGGAAACGTCCTGGACTCTTCCAATCACCTGGGCACCAGTCACGTGTTCGCACCCAAACGTTCCATTTGCCAGACGATGGCAGGCTGACCTTCGTCGTGGCGTTTGGGACCGGCGTGCCCATCCCGTGAGCAAGCAAGTAGCAACCGCCCATTTGTTGGTAGTGCTGAGTGTCCAACTTCCAGCCACCCAAATCGTCGAACTGGCTGGCTTCGACCAACACGCCGGTGGAAGTGTCGGAGCTTTGCGATTGGGAGGTGAGTTCCTTGGTGAAGGCGTAACTGGGAGCGGTTGCAGAAAGCACGCCGACGCCGCCGACCACTCGCAGGAATCCGCGTCGTCCAAGTTGTTCGTTTTTCATGTTTGAGGCTGGTATCGATTGGGGGCGTGTGGAGTCGGGACCGAATGGGCAACGAAATCGGGGAAAAACTCCCGTGGGTCAACGCTGCCTCGCCTGTCAAAGAGGGCTGGCGAGCCCGTTTTGGACACTCAATAGAGAAGTTTTTTGAGTCTTTAGGTGAGAATCTTGTCCAATCCAGGCCTGCAGTGCCTCTTGAACATACATGGACGCAAAATGCGTCTGTCCATCTAGTCGAGGGTGCGGCCCCAAAAACTGCATCCGAACCCTTTTCATTCAAGAGGATGCGTATTGTGAATGCACACAAAAGTCGCGGCGGGTTCACGCTCGTCGAATTACTCGTCGTCATCGCAATCATTGGCGTTTTGGTCGGGTTGTTGTTGCCTGCCGTTCAAGCCGCCCGAGAGGCCGCGCGGCGCATGTCGTGCAGCAACAATTTCAAGCAAATTGGGTTGTCTTTGCACAACTATCACGCCGCGTACAACCGGTTGCCGCCCAACGGCACCGGTCCCTTGTATGCGGCCCAGAGAGGCTTGAGTGCGAACGTTGGGCTCATTCCATTCATGGAGCAGCAAGGCCTATGGGAAATGATGTCCAACCCTTTAATGCCAGAAGCCGGTGAGACGCCCACCGACGCGATGTCCACGGGCCAGTGGCCGCCGTTTGGTCCGCGACCTTACGTGGATTTGAATGAGTACGATCCGTACCAAATGCAAACGCCGACGCTACGTTGCCCGTCCGACCCAGGAATGTCTCCATTGGGGACCGGGATGACGAACTACGCGTTCTGTCACGGAGACACGAGTTTGCGGGTGGGTTATCCACCGAGCAGCCAGTGGGCAGACCGAGGCGCATTCCGTGGTTTGTTCATGCGACACACACCTCGCAAGTTTCGTGATGTGCTGGATGGTTTGTCCAATACGATCGCGATGGCAGAAATCAAAACGGACATGGGTGACCGCAGTGTCGGTGGTTCGGTTGTTGATCGCACTTATTTTCCCAATGACGATTCGATGGGTTCGGATCTGACCGTGTGCACCGATGTCATCGATCCGCAGCGGCCTCAGTTCATCGAGCAATCGGTGACGTTGTGGAACAGTGGCGGCACGTCTCGCGGGGGGCGTTGGTGGAACTGTCACCTGATGATCACGGGGATGAACACCATCCTTCCTCCGAACTCGCCCACCTGTGCCATGCAGTGGGGAACGTCGTGGCAATCCGGTGTCTTTAGTTCCGCCAGTCACCACCAAGGTGGCGTGCACGTGTTGCTCGCCGATGGTGCCGTGCGTTTTGTCACGGATTCCATCGACGCGGGGAACCGCCAAGCAAACAGTATTTCCAAAAACTACAACAACGTTGGTCAAGCGAGCCCCTACGGGTTGTGGGGTGCACTCGGTTCCATCGCAGCCAAAGAAACCATCGAAGGATTTGAATGATGCATCGAATGAAAAACAACACCAAAACCATGTTGTCGGGGCGATGCTTGGTCGCAGCCGGTTTGTTGATCAGCGCGGTGGCTTTGCCCGGATGCACCGAAAGTGGTGGTGACGCGCAAAAACTGACCGCGGAGGAAGGGATTGACTGGGAAGCCATCGAAGCCGAAGGAGCGGAGATCGCCGAAGGTCAAAAGCAAGGCGAGTGAACGCTTGTTCGGAAGGACTTTGGGACGCTCGAGCCGGCAGTGTTGCTGGCTCGAGCGTTTTTTTATGCGCGTTGCCTGCGGACTAGGGCTTTTTCCAAACAACGGGCTTGCGTCGGTTGGGATACAATTCGCGGCAAAGGTCGCAGACGCGGCCATCGCATCCTCGGGCGGTGCAGTGCTCTCTTCCGTAGAAGATGATCTGCAGGTGCAGTTTGTTCCACGAGGATTCGGGGAAGAGCTTCTTCAGGTCCTTTTCGGTCTGCACCACGTTTTTCCCGCTGGACAGTCCCCAACGCTGGGCCAATCGATGGATGTGAGTGTCCACCGGGAACGCAGGAAACCCAAACGCTTGGGACATGACCACGCTGGCGGTCTTGTGTCCCACGCCAGGCAAGGCTTCCAGGCTTTCAAAGGTGTTGGGAACCTGGCCGTCGTGCTGGTCGATCAGCATCCCAGATAGCTTGGCCAATGATTTCGCTTTTTGCTTGGAGAGCCCCAGCGGCCGGATGATCTCCAAGATGCCTTCTTCACCGAGGGCACGCATGGCCTGCGGTGTGCCCGCGACTCGGAATAGTTCGGGGGTGACCTCGTTGACCTTTTTGTCCGTGCATTGCGCGCTGAGCAACACGGCGACCAGCAATGTGAACTCGTCGGTGTGGTCCAACGGAATCGGCGGGTCGGGATACAGCGTGTTCAGACGCTGGAGGATGACGGTGGCTCGTTCTTGCTTCAACATCGCCGCAATATAACGATTGAACCCAACCTCACCATCCAGTACCGCGTAGGTCAGGCCTCGCCTGACGATGGTGAAATGCCGAGCGAGTTGCCCCGATCGAGCGATCGATGTCGATCGATGGACGCCTCGCTTCTATCGAAGCATCGGGGCGGGATTCCATGTGAGACATGGCCTACGGAGGATGCCGTGCGCGGTATGAGTTACGGTCTTCGAGGACCACCCTCGTGTAGGTCAGGCCCCGCCTGACGAGGGTGAAATGCCGAGTGAGTTGCCCTGATCGAGCGATCAACATCCATCGATGGACGCCTCGCTTCTATCGAAGCATCGGGCCGGGGTGCCATGTAAGACATGGCCTACGGAGGATGCCGTGCGCGACATGAGTTACAGTCTTCGAGGACCACCCTCGTGTAGGTCAGGCCTCGCCTGACGAGGGTGAAATGCCGGGCGAGTTGGTCCGATCGAGCGATCGATATCGATCGATGGACGCCTCGCTTCTGCCGAAGCATCGGGCCAGGATGCCATGTGAGACATGGCCTACAGGGGGTGCCGTGTGCGACATGGGTTACGGTCTTTGAAGAACACCCTCGTGTAGGTCAGGCCCCGCCTGACGAGGGTGAAATGCCGAGTGAGTTGCCCTGATCGAGCGATCAACATCCATCGATGGACGCCTCGCTTCTATCGAAGCATCGGGCCGGGATGCCATGTGAGACATGGCCTACAGGGGATGCCGTACCGACACACGTTACGGGGAATGCCGTGTGGGACATGGCGTTGGGGTGATTGCGCTGAACGGCATGCTTGCCGTGACTGCCGCTGTCAAATTTGGTAATTGACTTCGGGACGCAACTCGTCGGCGGGTTCGTCTGATCCGCGAACTTTCAATTGCGGCTTTTCGAGCACCACGGTCGTTCCCGGCGAAACGCTGCGCGTGATCCAAACGCTGGAACCGATCACCGATTCGCGGCCGATCACCGTGCGTCCGCCCAGGATCGTTGCGTTGGCGTACACAACCACTTCATCCTCGATCGTCGGATGACGCTTTTGGCCGCGGATCAATTGACCATCGGCATCGGTTGGGAAGCTCAGTGCACCCAGGGTCACCCCTTGGTAAAGCTTCACATGGTTCCCAATGTGGCAGGTCTCACCAATCACGACACCGGTTCCGTGATCGATGAAGAAGTACTCACCAATCGTTGCACCGGGGTGAATGTCGATCCCGGTTTGTTTGTGCGCCCATTCCGTCATCATTCGAGGAATGAAGGGCACGTCCAACTGCACCAATTCGTGTGCGATTCGGTAGACCGTGATGGCTTCGAAACCGGGGTAGCAGAACACGACTTCGTCGGTCGTTTGGCAAGCCGGGTCGCCGTCGAAGGCAGCTTGCACGTCCGTTGCCAGCATGCGACGGAGTTTGACAATTCGCTTGAGCAACTCGATCGCCATGGCTTGACCCTTGGCTTCGAAATCGATGTCGGTCTCGCAATCCTTGTGATTCTGCAGCACGCGGTGCTCGTGACGCAGTGCACGAGCGATTTGCGTGGTTAGCTGATCGTGAAGAGAATCGATCAGACCGCCGACGTGATAGCGAATGTTGCCGGCATGCAGATTCGTGTTTCGCTTGTACCCCGGATACAGGATGTCCTTGAGATCCAACAGGATGTCAACAACCGCGGTGTAGCTGGGCAGTGGGCAGTGACCCAGATGATTGATGGAATCATCCTTGGTGTAGGTGCTGACGACCTGTTCGGTCAATTCAGGCAACTGCTCTTTCAGCCGAAAATCGGATGCCACGCCAAAACTCCTTCGAGCGACTGCGAAACAAATTCACCGGCGAACCGGAATCGAGCATCCCAGGCGAGTGTGCCTGGGATGGGCTCGATCAAAATGTCCTGATTCAGATCAGGGGCCGATGCTGGGCGGATTGTCCAGCAGGAAATCGCGGGGACCGCGGTGGGTATAGTAAGGATACGCGACTTGGGCAGACGGCGCACCTGGGGTGAATGGCTGAGCTTGCATTTGAGCCGCCGCACCGTGGCCCAGCAGACCTGGGTTCAAGTGCGAGCTGTAGCCCAATCCGCCTTGCTGCCATCCCAAAGGACCCGTTTCGCAGCCGGAGGTTCGGCAACCGGTTTTGCAGCCAACCAAACGGCCGCGGGTTTTGCCGAGCAATCCGCCGCTGCCGACGCGACCGCACGAGCCATCGCCGCAGGTTCCGCTGTTGCACGAGCCATTGCCGCAACCGCAATCAGAAGTCGCGACGCCGCAGTTGCCAGTCGCACATCCGCCACGAGTGTTGTGGTGAAGGCATCCGGTGCTGATCATCAGCATTCCGGCCATCGATCCGAGTAAGAGCCAACGATTCATTCCGAACCCTTCCATCCAATATGAATTGGGTGCCAGAGGCGAGGCTCCGGCACGTGATACGAGCTTTTCTTTCACCCTTCGTTTCGGCCGTTGGCATTGATTCGATGCACACAATCGCACCAACCGCGCCAGAAGTCGCCGGAGGCGGGCGGCAAGGTTTACCCAGATTGACAATTGAGCGATGTGTGGCCAAAAAGACGGCGAAAACCCAACGATCCACCAGCCAAATGCGACTGGACCAACCGGATAGAATCGCGGTGGCATGCAGGCGTTTTCCCGTGAATTCGCGTGCAACTAGCAGATCACAGCGTTAGTCTGAGTGGTGCGTCATCGCGACGCAGGCCTTTTCATGCTGGACATGAACGGCGGCGACGCGAATTCTCCAGCAGGCGGGAGTCATGACCTCATCGCAATCCACATCGCCCTCCGCGAAAACATCCGAGCCGATGTCGAGCCATTTCGCGTCCATCCAACGCTTCGGCACTGATTTGCCGGATGAGTCGCCCGGACGCGTTCTGCACTGGTTTCGTCAAATCGTGACTTTGCTCGCGATCACTGCGTTTCATGCCACGCTGAGTTTTTCCGCGTTGGCGATGATCTTGATTGCCATACGAGGATTCTTCTTCGCGCCCGGTCTATCGCTCATCGGCATGTTGGGTCTGGCGGCCGCGGCGATCGCTGCCATCACCGTCGGAGCCTTTCAAACGCTGATCGTGACGCGATACGAAGAGTATCCGTTCCACTGGTTGCTCGCTCGTCGTTTGCGTCGCGTGATTGCCAAACGCCGTCACGCGATCGTCGAGCCTCGCGACGCCTCATCGCGATTCTGTGAGGTGGTTCCCAAAGACCGTTGGAAGTTGCTGCGGATGGAAACCGCGGCGGATCTCGTTTACGTGCGGATTGACGAAGACGGGGTTTGGATGGAAGGCGATCGTCAGCGATACCATTTTCCGCCGAAATGTATTTTGGGGGCGATGCCGCAATCGTTTTCGCCGGCGGGCGGGTGGACCCAACTGCACGCCGCGATGATCTATGTCCGCACGGTGGATGGTCCCGAAGAGATCCCCGTGATCTATCGCGATTTCTCATTCGCGGAAATGGGGTCGGCGGAACGACGGCGTCAGCGTGACCAAATGGTCGAAGCCGTTTGCGAGATCGCTCGCGGCAGTGAGTACGAACCCATCTCGATGCCCGAAGACGTTCGGGAACTTGCCGAGCCTGCCGGCACCGATTCGCTGAACCCCTACGCGCCGCCGCGGATGGTTTCGCACACCGGTGCATGAGAATCCGAAAGGCTCAACGCAGAGGCGGAGTCTCAGGCTGGGAACGGTCGTCGTTACGCTCCGCCAGCAGTCCCCAGCAGAACGCGGGAACGATCTGCCCAAATAGCTTTTCATACAGTACCCACAGAATGTTCCATCCAATCAAGATGGAAAGCACGGGTGGATCTGATTGGATGTAATGATTGGCTCGTAAGAAAATTGGAAAGCTGGTCACGGCGATCAATGACAAAACCCACCACCATGAGTTTTGTCCCCAATGACGGATCGTCAGATAGTTCCCGCAATGTTCACAGTGTTGAAACGGAAACAAGAATTGCCATCGGTTGATCGGTCCTCGGCACACCGGACATCGATGGCGAATGGGTTCCGGGTCGACCGGAGGTGGTTGATACGGATTGGTCATGATCAACGCGGAGTTGGTTGCCAGATTGGGAGCGTTCCGCCCGACATCATACCGAACGGAAGCACGTCTTCATCGCATATGGCATGCACCCGCGTCCGGTAACTCACTCTTCGCTGCTGGGCGGTGCCAATCCAAGCGATCCGCTGGTTAGGTAGGTTGACCAGAACAGAGGCTCGCTGCCTTGGATTGGTTGCGAGTCCTCGTCGGCTTTGCCAAGCAACGGTTCTCCGTCGACCGACAGATCGGCTTGTCGAAGCAAGGACACCCCTCGCCGAGTCGCTGAAGTGAGGTTGGTGTGCGGCGTTTCGTTGATCAGTTCCGCCGTGACGGTTGCTGCGGATTGTCCGCCGGTCACCCATCGTGTCATCGTGATTTCACGAACGCCGCTGCAACGAAGTGCGGCCAAGGGAAAGAAAATCTCAGATCCGTCGCCCAGTTTGTTGGCTCCCGCAGCCGTCCGATAACCAGGCAAGGCCACCGTGCGTGGACCGCTGGCCGGGAAACGTATCCAGCCCTTGATCGAATCCCATGGTCCAAAGTTGTCCGTGCGAGGCGAAGCCGAATTGTTCGGGATCAACATCGTGGCGACGGGGTTGGCAACATTCGGTGTGACCGGAGACGCAATCAGCAAATGCCCGACGGCCAGACCCAGGCGGTCAGTGGGCGGAGCTGAACCCAAGGACCAGTGGATGGGATCGTCGGCGGCCGCCAGCATCTCATCGATCATTTGCTGATTGAGTTCTTGTTGTCGCGGGGCGAAGAAGGTGCCAGCGGCCACCGCGACTCGTTGGGCTTCGGTGGTGGTGCCGACGTCCCTAAGCGCGAGTCCAGGTGTCGGCGCGTAGGTAATTTGAAACGAATCCGCCCACAGCCGCGAATCGGTCGCTGGATCGTTAGGCGCATCTTCGGTTTGGGCGTCGTCGGCAACATTCTCATCCGCGGTTGCCAGATCGGCTTCGCTGGCGGGCAACAGCTCAAACGGCAAGTACCAAAGCGGTCCATCGGGAACGATGATCAACTGCTGCAGTCCGCTTTCGGACCAATTTGCATTTTTGGGGAAAAGCATCTCCTTCAGTTTGGATGCTGATTCACGCCAAGAATCGTCGTCGGGCAATCGCTTGCCGCGATTTCGATTGGCGCCGATTTCGGACAACAGCTTTTGCAGCATCGTCGGCATTCGCCGGCCGGCGGGGCACAACCAGCCCACCGTGTTGCCATCCCGAGTCATGGTTGCCACGATTCGGTTTCCGTCGACCATGAAAGTCAGCAACCCGGTGCCGGCGGGAAGTTTGGTCGCGTCCTCGGCGGCGACCGCTGGCGGACAAACCGCGGGGACTTGAAGACGTTGCAAAGCGATCTGCGTCGCCATGGATTCCTGCCTCGCCGCAATGGATGGGTCTCGCGGTTGATCGTCTTGCCCGGCATCACGCAAGGAAGCTTGAACGTTCTGGCGCAATTCGTTCAGCAGCGGCGACGGTTGAGCGATCATGTTTTTTGCAGAAGGCCAAAACGTATCCACGGGATCCGTGACCAACGCACGAACGTCCATCACTCGACCTCGCAGTGGCAATGCCGAAGCCAATCGAGCCGCCAGAATTCGATCGGTCGCCTGCAACGCATCCACGCCGTTGTTCTCTCCCACAGCCAAGTCCAATCGGCTGCGATGAAGCGGCGTGGTGTCCAGTCCAATCAGAGCAATCGCATCAACGGGATCACGTCGCCAAGTGGCCATCGAAACGGGAGACGTGAAGTAGTCGAGCAAGTTCTTCGCTGATTGATTGCCGAT containing:
- the nth gene encoding endonuclease III, giving the protein MLKQERATVILQRLNTLYPDPPIPLDHTDEFTLLVAVLLSAQCTDKKVNEVTPELFRVAGTPQAMRALGEEGILEIIRPLGLSKQKAKSLAKLSGMLIDQHDGQVPNTFESLEALPGVGHKTASVVMSQAFGFPAFPVDTHIHRLAQRWGLSSGKNVVQTEKDLKKLFPESSWNKLHLQIIFYGREHCTARGCDGRVCDLCRELYPNRRKPVVWKKP
- a CDS encoding DUF1559 domain-containing protein; the encoded protein is MRIVNAHKSRGGFTLVELLVVIAIIGVLVGLLLPAVQAAREAARRMSCSNNFKQIGLSLHNYHAAYNRLPPNGTGPLYAAQRGLSANVGLIPFMEQQGLWEMMSNPLMPEAGETPTDAMSTGQWPPFGPRPYVDLNEYDPYQMQTPTLRCPSDPGMSPLGTGMTNYAFCHGDTSLRVGYPPSSQWADRGAFRGLFMRHTPRKFRDVLDGLSNTIAMAEIKTDMGDRSVGGSVVDRTYFPNDDSMGSDLTVCTDVIDPQRPQFIEQSVTLWNSGGTSRGGRWWNCHLMITGMNTILPPNSPTCAMQWGTSWQSGVFSSASHHQGGVHVLLADGAVRFVTDSIDAGNRQANSISKNYNNVGQASPYGLWGALGSIAAKETIEGFE
- a CDS encoding serine O-acetyltransferase; this encodes MASDFRLKEQLPELTEQVVSTYTKDDSINHLGHCPLPSYTAVVDILLDLKDILYPGYKRNTNLHAGNIRYHVGGLIDSLHDQLTTQIARALRHEHRVLQNHKDCETDIDFEAKGQAMAIELLKRIVKLRRMLATDVQAAFDGDPACQTTDEVVFCYPGFEAITVYRIAHELVQLDVPFIPRMMTEWAHKQTGIDIHPGATIGEYFFIDHGTGVVIGETCHIGNHVKLYQGVTLGALSFPTDADGQLIRGQKRHPTIEDEVVVYANATILGGRTVIGRESVIGSSVWITRSVSPGTTVVLEKPQLKVRGSDEPADELRPEVNYQI
- a CDS encoding FAD-dependent oxidoreductase, with the translated sequence MKNEQLGRRGFLRVVGGVGVLSATAPSYAFTKELTSQSQSSDTSTGVLVEASQFDDLGGWKLDTQHYQQMGGCYLLAHGMGTPVPNATTKVSLPSSGKWNVWVRTRDWCPGDWKSPGRFQVRLNGTTLPTEFGAENSAWHWQSGGSFEASGDKQVQIELQDLTGFDGRCDAIFFSKEASPELPSDDAGEVVAWKDLVSGRSTWKVEESEYDLVVVGGGMSGCGAALAAKSKGLRVALIQDRPIFGGNASEEIRVHTLGIHGHSSDILKTIDTEHYPNGSAEAKKDQRKREATMAASGVELFAGHIACGLSKNDGKIETVEARDVITGKLRRFKAPVFVDATGDGWLGYWAGAEYREGRESHKEFGEQWDKHGDLWSPEEADKRVMGTSVLWNAEKTNQRSQFPDVPWAMPVAKDHEATAGEWYWEYSDNDLDQIRDAEQIRDHMLRAIYGSFANAKQHPKNAPWKLKWVSFVGGKRESRRLMGDHIYTMQDAAERRPFEDAVVVEVRDIDTHYQKTLQGHAVDFLSTALFYKTGGEYFVPFRSLYSKDIDNLMMAGRCFSCSHIGLAGPRVMNTCAQMGVATGYAAALCKKFDASPREVGQKHIGQLREWIGFPTTEPTKQTT
- a CDS encoding CHAT domain-containing protein yields the protein MALVCLTLVTTLCANSRLSQAQGFGGVAQTGNQYPPQAYYTGLKIYRDGDLRNAVEAFESALRSARTDINGKWIDAIPAHAMLAECYWHMGHLPLCRTHLDAGMRITIQNRGWLGAIDWSGLDRGGAIKAGKSNLWPEANAIRLAPVPNSLMLQSGEFLTEQRLQQGGRIEAPNLIRIDAVEIMRCIAMMMYRRRVIMGDLSATEPLAAEVMESTKYPSGLNSPGGRTLIGAMRGIGQYAVGEDTTVMDRAGKYSMLGGSVHSMTPMMLVAGVAVGIQGDNTGNLDPNASATLVATSQRAVNAAAALEQYELIGEALQLAVGAADSRQFSTVEKSAILAGQTLIRESRLASLHCYLVAADAAISAGRVDAAAESMAVAIEIAARRDVDFPRLEAYGAYVAARIAAARGESLGGSEGKLTNAMGSLNDFVNNRRDRNRPVVSMPSHYQLGLVQSVMGRSIGNQSAKNLLDYFTSPVSMATWRRDPVDAIALIGLDTTPLHRSRLDLAVGENNGVDALQATDRILAARLASALPLRGRVMDVRALVTDPVDTFWPSAKNMIAQPSPLLNELRQNVQASLRDAGQDDQPRDPSIAARQESMATQIALQRLQVPAVCPPAVAAEDATKLPAGTGLLTFMVDGNRIVATMTRDGNTVGWLCPAGRRMPTMLQKLLSEIGANRNRGKRLPDDDSWRESASKLKEMLFPKNANWSESGLQQLIIVPDGPLWYLPFELLPASEADLATADENVADDAQTEDAPNDPATDSRLWADSFQITYAPTPGLALRDVGTTTEAQRVAVAAGTFFAPRQQELNQQMIDEMLAAADDPIHWSLGSAPPTDRLGLAVGHLLIASPVTPNVANPVATMLIPNNSASPRTDNFGPWDSIKGWIRFPASGPRTVALPGYRTAAGANKLGDGSEIFFPLAALRCSGVREITMTRWVTGGQSAATVTAELINETPHTNLTSATRRGVSLLRQADLSVDGEPLLGKADEDSQPIQGSEPLFWSTYLTSGSLGLAPPSSEE